One window of Xylocopa sonorina isolate GNS202 chromosome 9, iyXylSono1_principal, whole genome shotgun sequence genomic DNA carries:
- the Bonsai gene encoding 28S ribosomal protein S15, mitochondrial — MNLLTNSCKLMNSRLNNVYTLGGYVSRGAATVEDYKINWKRPPRVPIYDPKKSGDVGLPVTIKPTDFKKYYQNSKEWEDADDLVKKMFSIAFQPGKDFVSLQREKTMELVKRHICDRGSMEVKIALLTSHIPHLLKVIEEHPRNGKVKTILKETVEKRNKYLRILRSYDYRRFEWVLERLNLVYVPEPRKPQMVSRKDSIRRLTKNYCKDIIQKKLDAYRDQLKAEQKVFYLEKAEKLKSIMETEKEYGLEQTVTEEDIEAAQKKAEELLKEETCN; from the exons ATGAATTTGTTAACTAACTCTTGTAAATTAATGAACTCGAGATTGAATAATGTTTACACATTGGGAGGTTATGTGAGTCGAGGTGCTGCAACCGTTGAAGATTATAAAATTAATTGGAAACGACCACCAAGAGTCCCAATATACGATCCAAAAAAAAGTGGTGACGTAGGATTACCTGTAACCATAAAGCCTACggattttaaaaagtattatcaGAACTCGAAGGAGTGGGAAGA TGCGGACGATCTTGTGAAGAAAATGTTCAGCATAGCGTTTCAACCGGGCAAGGATTTTGTCAGCTTGCAGAGGGAGAAAACAATGGAACTCGTGAAAAGACATATTTGCGATCGTGGTTCTATGGAAGTCAAAA TCGCTCTGTTGACTAGCCATATACCTCATCTTCTAAAAGTTATTGAAGAACATCCAAGAAATGGAAAAGTAAAAACAATTTTGAAAGAGACGGTTGAAAAAAGAAACAAGTATTTAAGGATACTACGTTCATATGATTATAGACGGTTCGAATGGGTCCTTGAGCGTTTGAATCTTGTATATGTACCTGAACCACG AAAGCCTCAGATGGTGTCACGGAAAGATTCGATAAGAAGATTAACTAAAAATTACTGCAAGGATATTATTCAAAAGAAATTGGACGCCTATAGGGACCAGTTAAAAGCAGAACAGAAGGTGTTCTATCTCGAAAAGGCTGAAAAATTGAAATCTATTATGGAAACTGAAAAAGAATATGGTTTGGAGCAAACAGTAACAGAAGAAGATATTGAAGCAGCACAGAAAAAAGCGGAAGAGTTATTAAAAGAAGAAACGTGTAATTAA